A section of the Streptomyces xinghaiensis S187 genome encodes:
- a CDS encoding AraC family transcriptional regulator → MDLTELRTLLARHARPDSTTAVDGVLVSKVDRADPPVPSMSGTVLAVIAQGAKRLALGDRVYEYRAGQYLVASVDLPVTGQFTLAGPERPALGFGLRLEPSEVAELLLRAGTGDRRRPGEGAPPGIAVSDAPAALLDAVVRLLRLLDEPRDRDVLAPLVKREILWRLITGEQGATVRQLGLPDSGLSHISRAVRWIREHYAQPFRVEDVARLSGMSVSAFHRNFRAVTAMSPIQFQKQIRLQEARLLLAARPGDVTGVGHRVGYDNPSQFSREYRRQFGAPPSRDAARLRQAVRTPAEALP, encoded by the coding sequence ATGGACCTCACGGAGCTCCGCACGCTGCTGGCCCGGCACGCCCGGCCCGACTCGACCACCGCCGTCGACGGCGTCCTCGTCTCGAAGGTCGACCGGGCGGACCCGCCGGTCCCCTCGATGTCCGGCACGGTGCTGGCCGTTATCGCCCAGGGCGCCAAGCGGCTCGCCCTGGGCGACCGGGTGTACGAGTACCGCGCCGGGCAGTACCTGGTCGCGTCGGTCGACCTGCCCGTCACCGGGCAGTTCACCCTGGCCGGTCCCGAGCGGCCGGCCCTGGGGTTCGGCCTGCGGCTGGAACCGTCCGAGGTCGCCGAACTGCTGCTGCGGGCCGGCACCGGGGACAGGCGCCGCCCGGGGGAGGGCGCGCCGCCGGGGATCGCCGTCAGCGACGCTCCGGCCGCCCTGCTCGACGCGGTGGTCCGGCTGCTGCGCCTGCTGGACGAGCCGCGGGACCGGGACGTGCTGGCCCCGCTGGTCAAACGCGAGATCCTGTGGCGCCTGATCACCGGGGAGCAGGGTGCGACGGTCCGTCAGCTCGGGCTGCCCGACAGCGGCCTCAGCCACATCTCGCGGGCCGTGCGCTGGATCCGCGAGCACTACGCGCAGCCCTTCCGCGTCGAGGACGTGGCGCGGCTGTCCGGTATGAGCGTCTCCGCCTTCCACCGCAACTTCCGGGCGGTGACCGCGATGAGCCCGATCCAGTTCCAGAAGCAGATCCGGCTCCAGGAGGCCCGGCTGCTGCTCGCCGCCCGCCCCGGCGACGTCACCGGCGTCGGACACCGTGTCGGCTACGACAACCCGTCACAGTTCAGCCGCGAGTACCGCCGCCAGTTCGGCGCGCCCCCCAGCCGGGACGCGGCCCGCCTGCGCCAGGCGGTGCGCACTCCGGCGGAGGCCCTTCCCTGA
- a CDS encoding putative quinol monooxygenase — protein MTAHYGFTATLTAGPGGGDRLVELLLTGLDEGAPGSSEHCVVYLVSRSASDPDVVHVTEGWTSEEDHHRIFAGEAARAIVARIGGLLAKEAEYTDYVPVYGKAAF, from the coding sequence ATGACCGCCCACTACGGCTTCACCGCCACCCTGACCGCCGGACCCGGCGGCGGCGACCGGCTCGTGGAGCTGCTGCTGACCGGCCTGGACGAGGGCGCCCCGGGTTCGAGCGAGCACTGCGTGGTGTATCTCGTCTCCCGTTCCGCGTCCGACCCCGATGTCGTCCACGTCACCGAGGGCTGGACCAGCGAGGAGGACCACCACCGGATCTTCGCCGGCGAGGCCGCCCGGGCCATCGTGGCGCGGATCGGCGGACTGCTGGCCAAGGAGGCCGAGTACACCGATTACGTGCCGGTGTACGGCAAGGCCGCGTTCTGA
- a CDS encoding alpha/beta hydrolase, with translation MTTAHPGLDPELRTLLAGIPRIPALDPEVLAQLRRLPPTPVDALLSHRRAGHREVTVPAGDGAGIPLSVFTPADTGGAAPCVYWMHGGGMVMGDRFSQIDIPLEWLDAFGAVVVSVDYRLAPEATGTTPVDDCYRGLLWVAEHSAELGVDPARIVVAGASAGGGLAAGVALLARDRGTPAIAAQMLVCPMLDHRNTSVSSLQYADGPGVWTRQMNEFGWRSLLGGLTGDEVPAYVSPALADDLSGLPPAYIDTGSAEVFRDEDADYATRLWAVGGQAELHVWAGGFHGFDALFPQARISATARRTRTDWLARVLSPDHPAA, from the coding sequence ATGACCACGGCACACCCCGGCCTGGACCCCGAACTGCGCACGCTGCTGGCCGGGATACCCCGGATACCGGCGCTCGATCCGGAAGTCCTCGCGCAGCTGCGCCGGCTGCCGCCGACGCCGGTCGACGCCCTCCTCTCCCACCGCCGGGCCGGCCACCGCGAGGTCACCGTGCCCGCCGGGGACGGCGCCGGGATCCCCCTGTCGGTCTTCACCCCCGCGGACACCGGCGGCGCCGCCCCCTGCGTCTACTGGATGCACGGCGGCGGGATGGTCATGGGCGACCGCTTCTCGCAGATCGACATCCCGCTGGAGTGGCTCGACGCGTTCGGCGCGGTCGTGGTCTCCGTGGACTACCGGCTCGCACCGGAGGCCACCGGCACCACCCCGGTCGACGACTGCTACCGGGGACTGCTCTGGGTCGCCGAGCACTCCGCCGAACTGGGCGTCGACCCCGCCCGGATCGTCGTCGCCGGCGCCAGCGCGGGCGGCGGCCTCGCCGCCGGCGTCGCCCTGCTGGCCCGTGACCGCGGCACCCCGGCGATCGCCGCGCAGATGCTCGTCTGCCCCATGCTCGACCACCGCAACACCAGCGTCTCCAGCCTCCAGTACGCGGACGGGCCCGGCGTCTGGACGCGCCAGATGAACGAGTTCGGATGGCGCAGCCTCCTCGGCGGCCTCACCGGCGACGAGGTGCCCGCGTACGTCTCGCCCGCGCTGGCCGACGATCTCTCCGGTCTGCCGCCGGCCTACATCGACACCGGCTCCGCCGAGGTCTTCCGCGACGAGGACGCCGACTACGCCACCCGTCTCTGGGCGGTCGGCGGCCAAGCCGAACTCCACGTCTGGGCGGGCGGCTTCCACGGCTTCGACGCGCTGTTCCCGCAGGCGCGGATCTCGGCCACCGCGCGCCGGACCCGCACCGACTGGCTCGCCCGGGTCCTGTCCCCGGACCACCCCGCCGCGTAG
- a CDS encoding GntR family transcriptional regulator — translation MDRTNAQAASAADPFAPLAADRDRLGRGSTAQRVADVLRDRIAEGTLPPGTRLSEEALGAALGVSRNTLREAFRLLAHGRLVVHEVNRGVRVRVLSRADVLDIFTVRRALELAGLRAAPEARPSQLSALAQAVAGGEAAARAGDWRAVSTADLRFHRALGGLAGSPRIDEYLSRVLAELRPALLALPRARWLNEPPPVRNRRLTDLLERGALHLAEAELESSLADSRQMLLDTMGKAAT, via the coding sequence ATGGACCGCACCAACGCGCAGGCCGCGTCCGCCGCCGACCCCTTCGCGCCGCTCGCGGCCGACCGCGACCGGCTTGGACGCGGCAGTACGGCGCAGCGCGTCGCCGACGTCCTGCGCGACCGGATAGCCGAGGGGACGCTGCCGCCCGGCACCCGGCTCTCGGAGGAGGCGCTCGGTGCCGCGCTCGGCGTCTCCCGCAACACGCTGCGCGAGGCGTTCCGGCTGCTGGCGCACGGCCGCCTGGTCGTGCACGAGGTGAACCGGGGCGTCCGGGTGCGGGTGCTGAGCCGTGCGGACGTCCTGGACATCTTCACCGTCCGGCGGGCCCTGGAGCTGGCCGGACTGCGCGCCGCGCCGGAGGCCCGCCCGAGTCAGCTGAGCGCTCTGGCGCAGGCGGTGGCCGGGGGCGAGGCCGCCGCGCGGGCCGGTGACTGGCGGGCGGTCTCCACCGCCGATCTGCGGTTCCACCGGGCGCTGGGCGGACTGGCCGGCAGCCCCCGGATCGACGAGTATCTGAGCCGCGTCCTCGCCGAACTGCGCCCCGCGCTGCTGGCGCTGCCCCGGGCCCGCTGGCTGAACGAGCCGCCGCCGGTCCGGAACCGGCGCTTGACGGATCTCCTGGAACGCGGTGCGCTGCACCTGGCCGAGGCGGAGCTGGAGAGCTCCCTCGCCGACTCCCGGCAGATGCTTCTGGACACGATGGGGAAGGCTGCAACATGA
- a CDS encoding LamB/YcsF family protein, with the protein MTASAPPSAPVIDLNADLGEGFGRWSLTDDDALLSVVTSANVACGFHAGDPSTMRRVCELAAERGVRIGAQVAYRDLAGFGRRSMDVPRRELADEVAYQIGALDVFARAAGSRVAYVKPHGALFSRTVHDEEQAAAVVEGTVLAAGGRPLPVLGLPGSRLLEAAEGAGLPAVAEAFADRAYSTDGTLVPRGRPGAVVEDPEEVVARSLLMAVDHRVATAEGEKITVRARSLCLHGDTPGAAALALLVREALIADGVALEPFA; encoded by the coding sequence ATGACCGCTTCCGCGCCTCCGTCCGCGCCCGTCATCGACCTCAACGCCGACCTGGGCGAGGGGTTCGGCCGCTGGAGCCTGACCGACGACGACGCCCTGCTGTCGGTCGTCACCAGTGCCAATGTGGCCTGTGGTTTCCACGCGGGCGACCCGTCCACGATGCGCCGGGTGTGCGAGCTCGCCGCCGAGCGGGGGGTGCGGATCGGCGCCCAGGTCGCGTACCGGGATCTGGCGGGCTTCGGCCGCCGCTCCATGGACGTGCCGCGCCGGGAGCTCGCCGACGAGGTCGCCTATCAGATCGGGGCGCTGGACGTCTTCGCGCGCGCCGCCGGTTCGCGGGTCGCCTATGTCAAGCCGCACGGCGCGCTGTTCAGCCGGACGGTGCACGACGAGGAGCAGGCCGCCGCGGTCGTCGAGGGAACCGTGCTCGCGGCGGGAGGCCGTCCGCTGCCCGTCCTCGGGCTGCCCGGTTCGCGGCTGCTGGAGGCGGCGGAGGGCGCGGGGCTGCCCGCGGTCGCGGAGGCGTTCGCCGACCGCGCCTACTCCACGGACGGCACGCTGGTGCCGCGGGGCCGGCCGGGTGCCGTCGTCGAGGACCCGGAGGAGGTCGTGGCGCGCTCCCTGCTGATGGCCGTGGACCACCGGGTGGCGACCGCCGAGGGAGAGAAGATCACCGTGCGGGCCCGCTCCCTGTGCCTGCACGGCGACACCCCCGGAGCGGCCGCGCTCGCCCTGCTGGTCCGGGAGGCGCTGATCGCCGACGGGGTGGCGCTGGAGCCCTTCGCATGA
- a CDS encoding 5-oxoprolinase subunit B family protein — MRVLRVGRHALLVEPGGPEAASALHAELVRRRETGELPPVREIVPAAHTVLIDGLDDPRALAAELAGWEVPPQSAGAGRTVRVPVRYDGPDLAEVAERWGVRPEEVPEIVGGVRFRVAFCGFAPGFGYLTGLPERYRLPRRPTPRTSVPAGSLALAGEYAGVYPRSSPGGWQLIGSTGEVLWDPAREPAALLAPGTEVRFVAADGPAAVRDGAPAAVGDGLR, encoded by the coding sequence ATGAGGGTCCTGCGGGTGGGGCGGCACGCGCTGCTGGTGGAGCCCGGCGGCCCCGAGGCGGCGAGCGCGCTCCACGCCGAGCTCGTGCGGCGCCGGGAGACGGGGGAGCTGCCCCCGGTGCGCGAGATCGTGCCGGCCGCGCACACCGTGCTCATCGACGGCCTGGACGACCCGCGGGCCCTCGCCGCCGAACTGGCCGGCTGGGAGGTGCCCCCGCAGTCCGCCGGGGCGGGGCGCACGGTCCGCGTCCCGGTCCGGTACGACGGCCCGGACCTGGCGGAGGTGGCGGAGCGCTGGGGCGTCCGCCCCGAGGAGGTCCCGGAGATCGTCGGCGGGGTGCGCTTCCGGGTGGCGTTCTGCGGTTTCGCCCCGGGGTTCGGCTATCTGACCGGGCTGCCGGAGCGCTACCGGCTGCCGCGCCGCCCGACGCCCCGGACGTCCGTGCCGGCGGGCTCGCTGGCTCTCGCCGGGGAGTACGCCGGGGTGTACCCGCGCTCCTCGCCGGGCGGCTGGCAGCTGATCGGCAGCACCGGCGAGGTGCTGTGGGACCCGGCCCGCGAACCGGCCGCGCTGCTCGCCCCGGGCACGGAGGTCCGCTTCGTCGCCGCCGACGGCCCGGCGGCCGTGCGGGACGGCGCCCCCGCGGCCGTCGGGGACGGTCTCCGGTGA
- a CDS encoding biotin-dependent carboxyltransferase family protein: MSAARASTGVPGPVVRAERPGALTTVQDLGRTGHAHLGVPRSGALDLPAHRLANRLVGNAPEAATLETTVSGAALRVRTPVTAAVTGAPCAVTVDGRPAPWGAPVRLPAGAVLDVGPAAGGLRSYIAFAGGIAAEPVLGSRSADLLSGLGPPPLAAGDELPLGTPHGPPAPVDAVPCPGPPAELVLPVLPGPRHDWFAPDALRSLACARYAVSPASNRIGLRTDGPPLRRSRAGELPSEGMVLGAVQVPPDGRPVVFLADHPVTGGYPVIGVVPEDRLWAAAQAPPGTPLRFVPVSR, from the coding sequence GTGAGCGCCGCCCGTGCGTCAACGGGCGTGCCCGGACCGGTGGTCCGGGCCGAGCGGCCGGGCGCGCTGACGACCGTCCAGGACCTGGGACGCACCGGTCACGCCCATCTGGGGGTGCCCCGGTCCGGCGCGCTGGACCTCCCCGCGCACCGGCTGGCCAACCGCCTCGTCGGCAACGCCCCGGAGGCCGCGACGCTGGAGACCACCGTGAGCGGCGCCGCGCTGCGCGTACGGACGCCGGTCACCGCCGCCGTCACGGGCGCGCCCTGCGCGGTGACGGTCGACGGCCGGCCCGCTCCCTGGGGGGCGCCGGTGCGGCTGCCGGCGGGCGCGGTCCTGGACGTCGGCCCGGCGGCCGGCGGCCTCCGCTCGTACATCGCCTTCGCGGGCGGGATCGCGGCCGAACCCGTGCTGGGCAGCCGCTCCGCCGATCTGCTCTCCGGGCTGGGCCCTCCGCCGCTTGCCGCCGGTGACGAACTCCCGCTCGGGACGCCGCACGGGCCGCCGGCCCCGGTGGACGCGGTGCCCTGCCCGGGTCCGCCCGCCGAGCTGGTGCTGCCGGTGCTGCCGGGCCCGCGCCACGACTGGTTCGCGCCGGACGCGCTCCGCTCCCTGGCGTGCGCCCGGTACGCGGTGTCGCCCGCGAGCAACCGGATCGGGCTGCGCACCGACGGGCCGCCGCTGCGGCGCTCCCGGGCGGGTGAACTCCCCAGTGAGGGCATGGTGCTCGGCGCGGTGCAGGTGCCGCCGGACGGCCGTCCGGTCGTCTTCCTCGCCGACCACCCCGTGACCGGCGGCTACCCCGTGATCGGTGTCGTCCCGGAGGACCGCCTCTGGGCGGCGGCGCAGGCTCCCCCGGGCACGCCGCTGCGCTTCGTCCCGGTCAGCCGCTGA
- a CDS encoding PP2C family protein-serine/threonine phosphatase codes for MPSHVSAEHPAAQPPEPGTVESLISQAMRLRGEVDAVRRTTTAEPEDARLRWQRALCELAVHHLDDLGRRLGQLRDGPAAEPAGAAVSAGAAARHVALPAAPPEAPARRPAGRAGSAEWNLLTDEADWSGELYELFARSPQEGPLSLDELPSWLVEEDQPVLTAIVTDCLVDGRPIDGEFRIVRADGVVRTVHMTGQPVLGTDGRTASMWAVLRDVTELRRSEREVRDSHEALLRRRQIARTEHRIAVELQEAVLPPWRETLRFPQAAGGGPDLAAHYLPSATSALIGGDWYDALQLQDGGVLLSVGDLTGHGVAATSGMAMLLGALRGMALAGAEPGALMERLNQLLDTAAQPALGSALCCRYDPAGRALEWAQAGHPAPLLFRGGTGRALPRPEGVLLGATSGAVYGQAREPLEPGDVVVLHTDGLARRAAGLSDSPDGEPGGARRLLELAPRFCAARSARECVRVVVEEFGGTEREDDACVLVARIGGAEAERREPSRDVP; via the coding sequence ATGCCGTCCCACGTGTCCGCGGAGCACCCGGCCGCCCAGCCGCCCGAGCCGGGCACCGTCGAGTCCCTGATCTCCCAGGCCATGCGCCTGCGCGGAGAAGTCGACGCCGTACGGCGCACCACGACCGCCGAACCGGAGGACGCGCGGCTGCGCTGGCAGCGCGCGCTGTGCGAACTCGCCGTCCACCACCTGGACGATCTGGGCCGGCGGCTGGGACAGCTGCGCGACGGCCCGGCCGCCGAACCCGCCGGCGCGGCCGTCTCCGCCGGGGCGGCGGCCCGCCACGTGGCGCTGCCGGCCGCACCGCCCGAGGCGCCGGCCCGCCGCCCGGCCGGCCGGGCGGGCAGCGCGGAGTGGAACCTCCTCACCGATGAGGCCGACTGGTCCGGCGAGCTGTACGAGCTCTTCGCCCGCTCCCCGCAGGAGGGCCCGCTCTCCCTGGACGAGCTGCCCTCCTGGCTGGTCGAGGAGGACCAGCCGGTGCTGACGGCGATCGTCACGGACTGCCTGGTGGACGGCCGCCCGATCGACGGCGAGTTCCGCATCGTCCGCGCCGACGGCGTCGTGCGCACGGTCCACATGACGGGACAGCCCGTCCTCGGCACCGACGGCCGAACCGCCTCCATGTGGGCCGTCCTCCGCGACGTCACCGAGCTGCGCCGCAGCGAGCGGGAGGTCCGCGACAGCCATGAGGCGCTGCTGCGCCGGCGGCAGATCGCGCGCACCGAGCACCGGATCGCGGTGGAGCTGCAGGAGGCCGTGCTGCCGCCCTGGCGCGAGACCCTGCGGTTCCCGCAGGCCGCTGGCGGCGGGCCGGATCTCGCGGCCCACTACCTCCCCTCGGCCACCAGCGCCCTGATCGGCGGGGACTGGTACGACGCCCTGCAACTCCAGGACGGCGGCGTGCTGTTGAGCGTCGGAGACCTCACGGGCCACGGCGTCGCCGCCACCTCCGGCATGGCCATGCTGCTCGGCGCCCTGCGCGGGATGGCGCTCGCCGGGGCGGAGCCGGGCGCGCTGATGGAGCGGCTCAACCAGCTGCTGGACACCGCCGCCCAGCCGGCCCTCGGCAGCGCGCTGTGCTGCCGGTACGACCCGGCCGGCCGCGCCCTGGAGTGGGCGCAGGCCGGCCATCCGGCTCCGCTGCTCTTCCGCGGCGGCACCGGGCGCGCCCTCCCCCGGCCGGAGGGCGTGCTCCTCGGCGCCACGAGCGGAGCCGTCTACGGGCAGGCGCGGGAGCCCCTGGAGCCCGGCGACGTGGTCGTCCTCCACACCGACGGACTCGCCCGGCGGGCCGCCGGACTGTCCGACTCGCCCGACGGCGAACCGGGCGGCGCCCGGCGCCTGCTGGAGCTGGCGCCCCGGTTCTGCGCGGCGCGCAGCGCACGGGAGTGCGTACGCGTCGTGGTCGAGGAGTTCGGCGGCACGGAGCGTGAGGACGACGCCTGCGTCCTGGTCGCCAGGATCGGCGGCGCGGAAGCGGAGCGGCGGGAGCCGTCCCGGGACGTGCCGTAG
- a CDS encoding aminoglycoside phosphotransferase family protein: MYAAPSSVSAPPPPYRPQAGGGRPYAAGAVPAGPALPAVGRPQRAVGRGGQTLSGRIDLSGPQGTQLRTAIAAVHRVCPEFHPVQVLRRSGRSVLIVGTTGRATAVAKCLLDHSPDRSERARQEIAAYRAFVRHRPPVRVPRLVAADPDNGTLVVERMAGRPAALQRHPVEGPPRADIKTVLQAVCRVNQWRPPAGLFGVPLDYAGRLNRYHELGLLTDRDTSDLQKLLHGLAQQSGSRQGQGQGQFCHGDALLSNVLLSPAGPVLLDWDHAGWYLPGYDLATLWAVLGEAPAARRRISRLAQAAGPAARDAFLVNLMLVLTREIRTCETAVQRMMREPAPVLPGATGSPGEAQRLLLRRLHDDCGTARRAVRAAVGTR; the protein is encoded by the coding sequence ATGTACGCAGCGCCGTCCTCCGTGTCCGCCCCGCCTCCGCCGTACCGTCCGCAGGCAGGTGGTGGCAGGCCGTACGCCGCCGGCGCCGTACCGGCGGGGCCGGCCCTGCCGGCCGTCGGGCGGCCGCAGCGCGCGGTGGGCCGGGGCGGCCAGACCCTCAGCGGGAGGATCGACTTGTCCGGCCCTCAGGGCACCCAGCTGCGCACCGCCATCGCGGCGGTGCACCGCGTCTGCCCGGAGTTCCATCCGGTGCAGGTGCTCCGCCGCAGCGGGCGCTCGGTGCTGATCGTCGGCACCACGGGCCGTGCCACGGCGGTGGCGAAGTGCCTGCTGGACCACTCGCCCGACCGGTCGGAGCGGGCCCGGCAGGAGATAGCGGCGTACCGGGCGTTCGTCCGGCACCGCCCGCCCGTGCGGGTGCCCCGGCTGGTCGCGGCGGACCCGGACAACGGCACGCTGGTCGTGGAGCGGATGGCGGGGCGGCCGGCGGCCCTGCAGCGGCATCCCGTGGAGGGCCCGCCGCGCGCCGACATCAAGACGGTGCTCCAGGCGGTCTGCCGGGTCAACCAGTGGCGGCCGCCGGCCGGGCTGTTCGGCGTGCCCCTGGACTACGCGGGCCGGCTGAACCGGTACCACGAACTGGGCCTGCTCACCGACCGGGACACCAGCGACCTGCAGAAGCTGCTGCACGGCCTGGCGCAGCAGTCGGGCAGCCGGCAGGGCCAGGGGCAGGGGCAGTTCTGCCACGGCGACGCGCTGCTCTCCAACGTCCTGCTCTCCCCGGCCGGCCCGGTGCTGCTCGACTGGGACCATGCCGGCTGGTACCTCCCCGGCTACGACCTGGCGACGCTGTGGGCGGTCCTCGGTGAGGCGCCCGCCGCCCGCCGCCGGATCAGCCGGCTGGCGCAGGCGGCCGGCCCGGCCGCGCGGGACGCCTTCCTCGTCAATCTCATGCTCGTGCTCACCCGGGAGATCCGCACCTGCGAGACCGCCGTGCAGCGCATGATGCGCGAGCCCGCCCCGGTCCTGCCCGGGGCCACCGGCTCCCCCGGTGAGGCGCAGCGGCTGCTGCTGCGGCGTCTCCACGACGACTGCGGAACAGCCCGGCGGGCGGTACGGGCAGCGGTGGGCACCCGCTGA
- a CDS encoding glycoside hydrolase family 95 protein, with protein MSAGAHRSQEPTSAPGGPPGHGMPGSGPREGAGEPVLRYDRPAADWEREALPLGNGALGAMVFGTVPTERLQFNEKTLWTGGPGSTAGYDHGNWPAPRPGALEEVRRRIDASGSLDPEEAAALLGRPRRGYGAYQPFGDVWLDLPPGAHGAPVRYRRALDLRTALATVRHTDDRGVTHRRTFFASHPAGVLVGRLGADRPGSTGFTLRVTTPEDDRDVTVTAAGGRITVRGTLHDNGLLFEAQLRVIADGGTRRDGDDGRVSVEGADRAWFVLAAGTDYADTHPHYRGDDPHPRVTTAVDRAVRRGPRGLLAEHTADHRQLFDRVRLDLGGRLPADLPTDQLLRDYAGGTAAAGARPGPGADGTAEADGTTGADGAVHGDAAAADRALEALAFQYGRYLLIASSRPGSLPANLQGVWNDSTTPPWAADYHTNINLQMAYWPAHSTNLSETAEPYDRFVTALLAPGRTTAREMFGSPGWVVHNETNPYGFTGVHDWPTAFWFPEAAAWLTQLLHDRYRYSLDTGHLRDTAYPPLKEAALFWLHQLSTDPSDGTLVVSPAYSPEHGRFTAGTAMAQQIVHDLLSNTLEAARVLGDDPGFRDDVRRALDRLDPGLRTGSWGQLQEWKEDLDDPEDRHRHVSHLFALHPGRRIRPGDRWAAAAGTSLGARGDGGTGWSRAWKANFWARLHDGDRAHALLAGQLRESTLPNLLDTHPPFQLDGNLGATAGIAEMLLQSHHGEIELLPALPAAWPEGSVHGLRARGDVTVDLAWSGGRAHTAVLATGHTGELRLRGGLLEGPYAVQELTEEGSVGTHKREDGATALRARAGHRYVITAR; from the coding sequence ATGTCAGCAGGCGCGCACCGGTCGCAGGAGCCCACCTCCGCCCCCGGCGGCCCGCCCGGGCACGGCATGCCCGGTTCCGGTCCCCGGGAAGGGGCCGGGGAGCCCGTCCTCCGGTACGACCGTCCCGCCGCCGACTGGGAGCGGGAGGCCCTGCCCCTCGGCAACGGCGCGCTCGGGGCGATGGTCTTCGGAACCGTCCCGACCGAGCGGCTCCAGTTCAACGAGAAGACGCTGTGGACCGGCGGCCCCGGCTCCACCGCCGGATACGACCACGGCAACTGGCCCGCCCCGCGCCCCGGAGCGCTGGAGGAGGTCCGGCGCCGGATCGACGCGTCCGGGTCCCTCGACCCGGAGGAGGCGGCGGCGCTCCTCGGCCGGCCCCGCCGGGGCTACGGTGCGTACCAGCCCTTCGGCGACGTCTGGCTCGACCTGCCGCCCGGGGCGCACGGCGCCCCCGTCCGCTACCGGCGCGCACTCGACCTCCGCACCGCCCTGGCCACCGTCCGCCACACCGACGACCGGGGCGTCACCCACCGGCGCACGTTCTTCGCCTCCCACCCGGCCGGTGTGCTCGTCGGACGGCTCGGCGCGGACCGGCCGGGAAGCACCGGCTTCACCCTGCGCGTCACCACGCCCGAGGACGACCGGGACGTCACCGTCACCGCCGCAGGCGGACGGATCACCGTACGCGGCACCCTCCACGACAACGGGCTGCTGTTCGAGGCACAGCTGCGGGTGATCGCGGACGGCGGCACCCGCCGTGACGGCGACGACGGGCGGGTCTCCGTCGAGGGCGCCGACAGGGCCTGGTTCGTCCTCGCCGCCGGCACCGACTACGCGGACACCCACCCGCACTACCGGGGTGACGATCCGCACCCGCGGGTGACCACCGCCGTCGACCGGGCGGTGCGCCGCGGCCCGCGTGGCCTGCTCGCCGAACACACCGCCGACCACCGGCAGTTGTTCGACCGGGTACGGCTCGACCTCGGCGGCCGGCTGCCGGCGGACCTACCGACGGACCAGCTCCTCCGGGACTACGCGGGCGGGACGGCGGCCGCCGGGGCCCGCCCGGGCCCCGGCGCGGACGGGACCGCCGAAGCGGACGGGACCACCGGCGCGGACGGAGCCGTCCACGGCGACGCCGCGGCCGCCGACCGCGCGCTGGAGGCGCTCGCCTTCCAGTACGGCCGCTATCTGCTCATCGCCTCCTCCCGCCCCGGCTCGCTGCCCGCCAACCTCCAGGGCGTCTGGAACGACAGCACGACACCGCCCTGGGCGGCCGACTACCACACCAACATCAATCTCCAGATGGCCTACTGGCCCGCCCACTCCACCAACCTGTCCGAGACCGCCGAGCCGTACGACCGCTTCGTGACGGCTCTGCTCGCCCCCGGCCGGACCACGGCCCGGGAGATGTTCGGCTCACCGGGCTGGGTGGTGCACAACGAGACCAATCCGTACGGCTTCACGGGCGTTCACGACTGGCCCACCGCCTTCTGGTTCCCCGAGGCCGCCGCCTGGCTCACCCAGCTCCTCCACGACCGGTACCGCTACTCCCTCGACACCGGCCACCTCCGTGACACCGCCTACCCTCCGCTCAAGGAGGCCGCCCTCTTCTGGCTGCACCAGCTCAGCACGGACCCCTCCGACGGCACGCTCGTCGTCTCCCCCGCGTACTCGCCGGAACACGGCCGGTTCACGGCAGGCACCGCGATGGCCCAGCAGATCGTCCACGACCTGCTGTCCAACACCCTTGAGGCCGCCCGCGTCCTGGGCGACGACCCGGGCTTCCGGGACGACGTGCGGCGGGCCCTCGACCGCCTCGACCCAGGGCTGCGCACCGGCTCCTGGGGCCAGCTCCAGGAGTGGAAGGAGGATCTGGACGACCCGGAGGACCGCCACCGGCACGTCTCCCATCTCTTCGCCCTCCACCCCGGGCGGCGGATCAGGCCGGGCGACCGGTGGGCGGCGGCGGCCGGGACGTCGCTCGGGGCGCGTGGCGACGGCGGCACCGGCTGGAGCAGGGCCTGGAAGGCCAACTTCTGGGCCCGGCTCCACGACGGCGACCGGGCCCACGCCCTGCTCGCCGGGCAACTCCGGGAATCGACCCTCCCCAACCTCCTCGACACCCACCCGCCGTTCCAGCTCGACGGCAACCTCGGGGCCACCGCCGGAATCGCCGAGATGCTGCTGCAGAGCCACCACGGCGAGATCGAACTCCTGCCCGCGCTCCCCGCCGCCTGGCCGGAGGGCTCCGTCCACGGCCTCCGCGCCCGCGGTGACGTCACGGTGGACCTGGCCTGGTCCGGCGGCCGAGCGCACACGGCCGTCCTCGCCACCGGGCACACCGGGGAGCTCCGGCTCCGCGGCGGCCTGCTCGAAGGGCCGTACGCGGTCCAGGAGTTGACCGAGGAAGGGAGCGTGGGGACACACAAGCGGGAGGACGGTGCCACTGCCCTGAGGGCTCGCGCCGGGCACCGCTACGTCATCACCGCGCGGTGA